From a single Budorcas taxicolor isolate Tak-1 chromosome X, Takin1.1, whole genome shotgun sequence genomic region:
- the PNMA6E gene encoding paraneoplastic antigen Ma6E, with protein sequence MPLALLRDWCRWMGVNEERSLLLLGIPDDCEDQEFKDAVQAALGPLGRYRVLGKVFRKDLGSKIALVEFAEYLSRSLIPRQIPGKGGPWEVVCLPQAPDAESQDRPNFPAQPQRRAVVGRVGEARASGDVGGIGEVGVSGEEEATGEEGAADVGGTGENGPTGEEGASGEIGDAGEEGAAGMEGAAGENGRTGEAGASNEEGAAGEAGAAGEAGGTGEAGTADEEGAADEADGIGEADTADEAGVAGEAGAEGEARAEDEAGTSDEEGAAGDTGVAGVAGSLSVAGAAGEAGVPMEAAAAGIAGAMDEPRARSPQWRLALEPMLENMGYLELRTFSGMEEPGEGEESFESWLDHANDMLYLWRHVTEMERRRRLVESLGGPALDLLCSLLAEDPNLAAQDCLMALVEAFGSKDPQVIARLKFMTCAQRPQESLFAFVMRLEGLLQSALGKGAMHPAIADQLRARQVLMRARPNNLMQNKLKRMRMERRPPSFMAMLQLIRETETWETDPAMGEQFPVEEEAHGVLGDLAGALGHMIITEGAAAGGSEASPASGDTSAQVAFSKEGGVEALPTGEEASKAVGSSTEVAQAAPEARGAARAASAPGETTQEDGRAPSPLGLGQAAPSEAPWGSATAWMGGATPVVPGSPGWEPEGLPQAGDQEAEEPPKKGLKPVPEESGDEEGAVEMSPLGFSSGQ encoded by the exons ATGCCACTGGCGCTGCTGCGAGACTGGTGCAGGTGGATGGGCGTGAATGAGGAGCGCTCTCTGCTCCTCCTGGGCATCCCAGATGACTGCGAAGACCAAGAATTCAAGGATGCTGTGCAGGCTGCCCTGGGCCCCCTGGGCAGATACCGAGTGCTGGGCAAGGTCTTCAGAAAGGATCTGGGGTCGAAGATTGCTTTGGTCGAGTTTGCCGAGTATTTAAGCCGAAGCTTGATCCCCCGGCAAATACCAGGCAAAGGGGGCCCCTGGGAGGTTGTCTGCCTGCCCCAGGCCCCTGATGCTGAGTCACAGGATAGACCCAATTTCCCTGCACAGCCCCAGAGACGAGCAGTGGTTGGTAGGGTAGGTGAGGCAAGAGCCTCAGGTGATGTTGGAGGAATAGGTGAGGTGGGAGTCTCAGGTGAGGAGGAAGCCACAGGTGAGGAGGGAGCCGCAGATGTTGGAGGAACAGGTGAG AATGGACCCACAGGTGAGGAGGGAGCTTCAGGTGAGATAGGAGATGCAGGTGAGGAGGGAGCTGCAGGTATGGAGGGAGCTGCAGGTGAGAATGGACGCACAGGTGAGGCGGGAGCCTCAA ATGAGGAGGGAGCCGCAGGGGAGGCAGGAGCTGCAGG TGAGGCAGGTGGTACAGGTGAGGCAGGCACTGCAGATGAGGAAGGGGCTGCAGATGAGGCAGATGGTATAGGTGAAGCAGACACTGCAGATGAGGCTGGGGTGGCCGGTGAGGCAGGAGCTGAGGGTGAGGCCAGAGCTGAAGATGAAGCAGGAACATCCGATGAGGAGGGAGCGGCAGGTGATACGGGAGTTGCAGGTGTGGCTGGGTCTCTGAGCGTTGCAGGAGCGGCCGGGGAGGCAGGAGTTCCCATGGAGGCTGCAGCTGCAGGCATTGCCGGAGCCATGGATGAGCCACGGGCCCGGTCCCCTCAGTGGCGGCTGGCCTTGGAGCCCATGCTAGAGAATATGGGCTACCTGGAGCTGAGAACCTTCTCTGGGATGGAAGAGCCGGGTGAAGGGGAAGAGTCCTTTGAGAGCTGGCTGGATCATGCCAACGACATGCTGTACCTGTGGCGCCATGTGACCGAGATGGAGcggaggaggaggctggtggagaGCTTGGGGGGTCCGGCGCTGGATCTCCTGTGCAGCCTTCTGGCAGAAGATCCCAACCTGGCAGCCCAGGATTGCCTGATGGCTCTGGTGGAGGCGTTCGGGAGCAAAGATCCCCAGGTGATCGCTCGGCTGAAGTTCATGACGTGCGCCCAGCGGCCCCAGGAGAGCCTCTTTGCCTTTGTGATGCGCCTGGAAGGCCTGCTGCAGTCGGCCCTGGGCAAGGGGGCCATGCACCCAGCCATCGCAGATCAGCTGCGTGCCCGACAGGTGCTCATGCGGGCCCGGCCCAACAACCTGATGCAGAACAAGCTGAAGAGGATGCGGATGGAGAGAAGACCCCCCAGCTTCATGGCGATGCTGCAGCTCATCCGGGAGACGGAGACCTGGGAGACTGACCCAGCGATGGGTGAGCAGTTCCCAGTGGAGGAGGAGGCCCATGGGGTCCTCGGAGACCTGGCTGGTGCCCTAGGCCATATGATCATCACTGAGGGCGCAGCTGCAGGTGGAAGTGAGGCCTCCCCAGCCAGTGGAGATACCTCTGCCCAGGTTGCCTTTTCCAAGGAAGGTGGTGTTGAGGCCCTCCCAACGGGTGAAGAGGCCAGTAAGGCAGTTGGCAGCAGCACCGAGGTTGCCCAGGCTGCTCCTGAAGCCCGTGGTGCTGCCAGGGCAGCCTCTGCCCCTGGGGAGACCACTCAGGAAGATGGAAGGGCTCCCAGCCCCCTGGGCCTAGGTCAAGCAGCACCCTCAGAGGCCCCTTGGGGCTCCGCCACTGCCTGGATGGGCGGGGCTACCCCGGTGGTCCCAGGAAGTCCTGGCTGGGAGCCAGAGGGTCTCCCCCAGGCAGGAGACCAGGAGGCTGAGGAGCCCCCCAAGAAAGGGCTCAAGCCCGTCCCAGAGGAGTCCGGAGATGAGGAAGGGGCTGTAGAGATGAGCCCCCTAGGATTCTCCTCTGGTCAATAG